A window of Bombina bombina isolate aBomBom1 chromosome 5, aBomBom1.pri, whole genome shotgun sequence genomic DNA:
ctttcatgattattCAGATCCCTCtttactgtaaaacattttccacactctgtacatgtgaaaggtttttctcttgtgtgaatcctttcatgacttttcagattactcatttgtgtaaaacgttttccacactctgtacatgtgaatggcttttctcctgtgtgaatcctttcatgttttcttagagtactcttttctgtaaaacatttcccacactctgtacatgtgaaaggcttttctcctgtgtgatttctttcatgctttttcagatgatccattcgtgtaaaacttttttcacactctgtacatgtgaaaggcttttctcctgtgtgactcctttcatgaattttcagattactcttttgtgcaaaaccttttccacactcattacatgtgaaaggtttctcccctgtgtgggttgTTTTGTGATACATAAGGCTTCCTTTCGATgtgaagcttttctcacattctgtacatttgaatggTTTCTTAtctgtatgaatcatttggctagacttaagacttttcccttctttaaaatgttttgaaaacttagtaaatgtgtgtggtttatcctctgtgatgttcatttcactagataaggaataaatgttgtcctcttgtttgatgactaaattactctctgtacataatgattgctgtaCAGTTCCTGCAAATTCATcaaatatctgctgtgatttcccCAATGTTTGAATAGATATTAGTGTCTAAGACTATTGGAGTCTGTGGTATCACTCTGATGCTTCCTGTAATGacggatggatatgaactattcaagtgTTTGTCCACCTAAAAAAAGgaaaggaataaagaaaataaagaaagtttATTCTTTATAATGGAATCCATCTTAATACAagaatcatattatttatttatactttataaAATGGCTTCTGTTTTGTGTTCATTTTGAAATTGATTTACCTgtaaaacacaaattaaaacaacaaaagACAAATACATTAAATATTTCTACAGTATAATAAACTAAAATACTAATTATTGAataaaacaagttatagggccCCATTAAACAAGGTGCAGGTGGATAATGTTCTCaaccagggaacaagtacatctgtattctgggcaacaGAGGTGGCATcaaccatcctcatttaacattgcacaagcaaatccACATACAGCCCTGCCCagctcatgctcaaccagtgggCTGAGAATATGATGTctgaaagggacactcaggttaaattaaatttctcatgattcagatacagcatgtaattttaaacaactttccaa
This region includes:
- the LOC128660008 gene encoding gastrula zinc finger protein XlCGF7.1-like, encoding MNITEDKPHTFTKFSKHFKEGKSLKSSQMIHTDKKPFKCTECEKSFTSKGSLMYHKTTHTGEKPFTCNECGKGFAQKSNLKIHERSHTGEKPFTCTECEKSFTRMDHLKKHERNHTGEKPFTCTECGKCFTEKSTLRKHERIHTGEKPFTCTECGKRFTQMSNLKSHERIHTREKPFTCTECGKCFTVKRDLNNHERIHTGEKPFACTECGKCFTQMNNMKKHEKSHTGQKPFTCTECGKSFTQKDNLKKHEMSHTGEKPFICTECGRCFTEKRILRKHEMIHTGEKPFTCTECGKRFTRISRLKTHERIHTGEKPFTCLES